The following are from one region of the Advenella mimigardefordensis DPN7 genome:
- a CDS encoding NAD-binding protein: MKLSRRTKSILVLLGGLAVIVLTWNGLGKQYPQINEWLYLPERLYRTLRTLMGSDPVASSLPPENLPWQLTLVKIVVTVALLAGMYRIAQKLFVEYYTQFRLLFRRNQILVIGINQKGRALLGDLKNTHDTTGVAIELNAEHRNAGALRREGHLVYFGDATQSTVLQDAGIRSARFMICFLDKEQTTINVVQALHQITQKHPGKYQVRCFLHIGNAKVSAMLQQSDYFEDEKQNGIDLRFFNHHQMIARQFFARLPYDYAQNMQDPQAVFRLIVFGTGPTARALLVQALQVMHTLNPASPDIIVYGANAEQMGRELAAEYPGAAMVSSIKFMTFDGAYEPILNELVIDPPEHLVPVVIVAFDDDSANLKLSLEILHATPADVFRVYVLNYQNDGLNALLRSRQSRLNRLTFFGSLESVCQVELITQERLDITARSIHEDYLQQLAPQQGSISESEAFKQSWDMLNEQARDTNRAQADHIAYKLAMCGKLVGTPEQGAGVHGALSFTAEEVQMLAQVEHARWVAQRYLAGWRYGPQRDDRRRLHPSMVDWATLSEPEKQKDRDVIFRIPYLVPDKPGRPGDSGEPGKQGKPSA; the protein is encoded by the coding sequence ATGAAACTATCGCGTCGAACAAAAAGTATTCTGGTCTTGCTGGGTGGGCTTGCGGTCATCGTGCTGACCTGGAATGGCCTGGGGAAACAATACCCACAGATTAATGAATGGCTCTATCTTCCGGAACGACTGTACCGTACCTTGCGGACCTTGATGGGTTCGGATCCGGTGGCGTCTTCTTTGCCCCCGGAAAATCTGCCATGGCAACTGACATTGGTCAAAATCGTGGTAACGGTGGCCTTGCTGGCCGGGATGTACCGGATTGCGCAGAAGCTCTTCGTTGAGTACTACACCCAATTTCGACTGCTATTCAGGCGCAACCAGATACTGGTGATCGGCATCAATCAAAAGGGTCGCGCATTGCTGGGTGACCTGAAGAATACCCACGATACCACGGGGGTGGCCATTGAACTGAACGCTGAACACCGGAATGCGGGGGCGCTGCGGCGTGAAGGGCATTTGGTTTATTTTGGTGATGCGACGCAAAGCACTGTGCTGCAGGATGCGGGTATTCGCAGCGCGCGCTTCATGATTTGTTTTCTGGATAAAGAGCAAACCACCATTAATGTGGTGCAGGCGCTGCACCAGATCACGCAAAAGCACCCCGGGAAATATCAGGTACGCTGTTTTCTGCATATCGGTAATGCGAAAGTCAGCGCGATGCTGCAGCAATCGGACTATTTCGAAGATGAAAAGCAAAACGGCATTGACTTGCGGTTCTTCAACCACCATCAGATGATTGCCCGGCAGTTCTTTGCGCGGCTGCCTTATGATTATGCGCAAAATATGCAGGACCCGCAGGCGGTATTCCGGCTGATTGTCTTTGGTACGGGGCCTACGGCCAGAGCCTTGCTGGTACAGGCCTTGCAGGTGATGCATACGCTTAACCCGGCGTCGCCCGACATTATTGTGTATGGCGCTAACGCCGAACAGATGGGCCGCGAACTGGCCGCCGAGTATCCTGGCGCCGCGATGGTGTCATCAATCAAATTTATGACGTTTGACGGCGCTTATGAACCCATTTTGAATGAGCTTGTTATTGATCCACCGGAGCATCTTGTACCGGTGGTGATCGTTGCATTTGACGATGACTCAGCCAATCTGAAATTGTCACTTGAAATATTACATGCGACACCAGCCGATGTATTTCGCGTGTATGTGCTGAATTATCAAAATGATGGCCTGAATGCGCTCCTTCGCTCCCGACAGAGCAGATTAAACCGCCTGACTTTTTTCGGTAGCCTGGAATCGGTCTGCCAGGTGGAGCTGATTACCCAGGAACGCCTGGATATCACGGCGCGCAGCATTCACGAAGACTATCTGCAGCAACTTGCACCACAGCAGGGTTCGATCAGCGAAAGCGAGGCCTTCAAGCAATCGTGGGATATGTTGAATGAACAGGCCAGAGATACGAACCGTGCGCAGGCCGATCATATTGCCTACAAACTGGCGATGTGCGGCAAACTGGTGGGGACGCCGGAGCAGGGGGCGGGTGTGCATGGCGCGCTGTCCTTCACTGCTGAAGAGGTGCAAATGCTGGCGCAAGTAGAGCATGCGCGCTGGGTGGCGCAGCGTTATCTGGCCGGCTGGCGCTATGGTCCGCAACGAGATGACCGGCGGCGCCTGCATCCTTCTATGGTGGATTGGGCAACGCTTTCCGAGCCTGAAAAACAAAAAGACCGGGATGTCATATTCAGGATTCCTTACCTGGTGCCAGATAAGCCAGGGAGGCCCGGTGATTCTGGTGAGCCAGGCAAGCAGGGCAAACCATCTGCCTGA
- a CDS encoding toll/interleukin-1 receptor domain-containing protein: MTEEAADSRQTYAAFISYSHADNREEGRKWADWLHHELETYEVPADLVGKPNRAGKPIPANIYPVFQDEKELSASSNLTSALTTALDASAYLVYLSSPRSARSVYVGEELRHFKRTGKSNRIIALILAGEPEYGTESTELQCFPEVLRYRVDESGNIDHSVSQEPIAADARLPGTQEQGFTTPQAYRQVLQDDKTLSRKEVDRRVQAYKDRLELAKLKIIAGLLDVPLGDLTQRDQAYQLVKARQRTKIVKRIAVVIGVLALMAVALGIYAWTERNSAQTMLSRSLFLSGLNRIDQREVGEGAAYMAAATRYGNERTALFVQSMLMRENGMTLMPRVESAPVFSPDGHWIAAVDASSNAKRGVQIWDAYSQKLHTILSDVNASSLSKMKFDNRNVLYFTRADSKIGAWEEGKPARIVYEMPSDLRLASFTPDDNGNWLVIQAWAGTNGEAQYIKSQIVNLRTGQIVVDEVPTPRSQSTSSERVVIEPQGRAIAFYASDENNSRVLVYPVNAEGELQQARNYPVPGGVANVRFSPDAQHLFARAVKGMYHIDLQRDDRQVSKVPAKFVPDDVYFNDDGKTYTTLWGGQYTVHEMATDKVLLTGESAINLERLFHDISSGVSPDMTQRVVNQQGSYYLVTDLAPSLLRSQFVLDSALVSLYATPDSSGVLFLKKNSHSLQYLALNGKGGVRDFVNTPSAISYFGVLAENDVVYAVSTPEKDGFNQLRFFRAGTGKPIGKTMSVKGLLSFSHDGTQFSSRIDDTHLGIWNIESGERVRTVDLKKKEKYKLSEDLSTLLSLDVRGNWRVTDIATGKQLHQESTPIKGAFFTPDNQYLLTFFNDRAQLYDLSDFTKPLKFPTAGDLPKARLSPDGKVLAVAEDNRYIRLWNLEKQRPIGQKIKNDALGGYMNFSADSKYLFTTDPQTLGSDKGIAMYDTTTAVPVVMPFGTSRITDVEMMPDGKDILTLDVRADQVVLNVWAVPNALLAPANELADQTEIYFGKKYDSESAAVIDAPGVSQRPDSWFFQDPYVRPPVPGSSRPLTAYLDKYIPVRDDDQLRLIDRYWRFHPMARAALAVYYSRNKDTAFVARSLSHMVRLQLNRVKDAGVREKTTALLEQAQKNMQEHP; encoded by the coding sequence ATGACTGAAGAAGCGGCAGACAGCCGGCAGACCTACGCGGCGTTCATCAGTTACAGCCATGCTGATAACCGGGAGGAAGGGCGCAAATGGGCAGACTGGCTGCATCACGAACTGGAGACGTACGAGGTGCCCGCCGATCTGGTGGGCAAACCCAATCGTGCCGGCAAGCCGATCCCGGCGAACATCTATCCCGTTTTTCAGGATGAAAAAGAACTGTCAGCCAGTTCGAATTTAACGTCGGCACTCACCACGGCGCTGGACGCGTCCGCTTATCTTGTTTATCTGAGTTCACCGCGATCGGCCAGGTCTGTTTATGTTGGGGAAGAACTGCGCCACTTCAAGCGGACCGGCAAAAGTAATCGGATTATTGCGCTGATTCTTGCAGGCGAACCCGAATACGGCACGGAATCAACTGAGCTGCAGTGCTTTCCCGAGGTGCTGCGTTATCGTGTAGACGAGTCCGGCAATATTGACCACAGCGTGAGCCAGGAGCCCATTGCTGCCGATGCGCGTCTGCCCGGTACGCAGGAACAGGGCTTTACAACACCGCAAGCCTACCGGCAGGTATTGCAGGACGATAAAACCCTTTCCCGCAAGGAAGTGGATCGTCGTGTTCAGGCCTACAAGGATCGGCTCGAACTGGCCAAACTCAAGATTATTGCCGGGTTGCTGGATGTGCCGCTGGGCGATCTCACCCAGCGTGATCAGGCCTATCAACTGGTTAAGGCCAGGCAGCGCACCAAAATCGTCAAGCGGATTGCAGTTGTGATTGGGGTGCTGGCACTGATGGCGGTAGCGCTGGGTATATACGCCTGGACAGAGCGCAACAGCGCGCAAACCATGCTGTCGCGTTCGCTGTTTTTGTCGGGCCTGAACAGAATTGATCAGAGAGAAGTGGGGGAAGGCGCGGCGTACATGGCGGCGGCCACTCGCTACGGCAATGAACGAACGGCTTTATTTGTGCAATCCATGCTGATGCGCGAGAACGGCATGACGTTGATGCCCCGGGTGGAATCTGCGCCCGTATTCAGTCCGGATGGTCATTGGATTGCCGCTGTGGATGCCTCTTCCAATGCGAAGCGCGGCGTGCAGATCTGGGATGCCTATAGTCAGAAACTGCATACGATTTTGAGCGATGTGAATGCCAGCTCGTTGTCGAAAATGAAATTTGATAATCGCAATGTTCTGTATTTTACGAGGGCCGATAGCAAGATAGGGGCATGGGAAGAGGGCAAGCCCGCCCGTATCGTTTACGAGATGCCTTCAGATTTGCGGCTTGCCAGTTTTACGCCTGACGATAACGGCAACTGGCTTGTTATACAGGCGTGGGCCGGCACGAACGGCGAGGCACAGTACATCAAATCACAAATCGTTAATCTTCGTACTGGTCAGATTGTTGTGGATGAGGTGCCGACTCCGCGCAGCCAGAGCACCAGTTCGGAGCGCGTGGTGATCGAACCGCAAGGCAGGGCGATTGCATTTTATGCCAGCGATGAAAACAATAGTCGCGTGCTCGTTTACCCTGTCAATGCTGAAGGAGAACTGCAGCAGGCTCGGAATTACCCGGTCCCTGGGGGCGTTGCGAATGTGAGATTCAGCCCTGACGCTCAACATCTGTTTGCGCGCGCAGTTAAAGGCATGTACCACATTGATCTGCAACGCGATGATCGTCAGGTAAGCAAGGTGCCGGCTAAGTTCGTACCAGACGACGTTTATTTCAATGACGATGGAAAAACGTATACGACCCTTTGGGGCGGCCAGTATACCGTCCATGAAATGGCGACCGATAAGGTGTTGTTAACCGGTGAATCGGCAATTAATCTGGAGCGCTTGTTTCATGATATCTCATCCGGTGTATCGCCGGATATGACGCAGCGAGTGGTCAATCAGCAAGGTTCGTACTATCTGGTGACAGACCTGGCGCCATCATTATTGCGTTCGCAATTTGTGCTGGATTCTGCGCTGGTCAGTCTCTATGCCACACCTGACAGTTCGGGCGTGCTGTTTCTTAAGAAAAACAGCCACTCGCTGCAGTATCTTGCTCTGAACGGCAAAGGGGGCGTGCGTGATTTTGTGAACACGCCATCTGCCATAAGCTATTTCGGCGTGCTGGCTGAAAATGATGTTGTCTATGCTGTGTCAACACCGGAAAAAGACGGTTTTAACCAATTGCGTTTTTTTCGGGCAGGTACCGGTAAACCGATAGGCAAGACGATGTCTGTGAAAGGGTTGTTGTCGTTCAGCCATGATGGCACGCAATTTTCATCAAGAATCGACGACACCCACCTTGGCATCTGGAACATAGAGTCAGGCGAGCGTGTGCGAACCGTCGATCTCAAAAAGAAGGAGAAGTACAAATTATCCGAAGATTTATCAACGCTGCTGTCTTTGGATGTACGTGGTAATTGGCGGGTGACAGATATTGCAACTGGCAAGCAGTTGCATCAGGAAAGCACCCCGATCAAAGGCGCCTTTTTCACACCCGATAATCAATACTTGCTGACTTTTTTCAATGACAGGGCGCAACTGTATGATCTGTCCGATTTCACCAAACCGCTGAAGTTCCCGACAGCTGGCGATTTGCCAAAGGCGCGTCTGAGTCCGGACGGCAAAGTGCTGGCAGTGGCCGAAGATAATAGATATATACGTTTGTGGAATCTGGAGAAACAGCGGCCGATAGGGCAGAAAATCAAAAACGACGCGCTTGGCGGCTATATGAATTTTTCTGCCGATAGCAAGTATCTGTTTACGACCGATCCACAAACGCTTGGCAGCGACAAAGGTATCGCGATGTATGACACCACGACGGCGGTACCGGTTGTGATGCCCTTTGGCACCAGCAGGATCACGGACGTTGAGATGATGCCGGATGGCAAGGATATTCTGACGCTGGATGTCAGAGCCGACCAGGTCGTGTTGAATGTATGGGCGGTGCCCAATGCCTTGCTGGCGCCCGCGAACGAATTGGCGGATCAAACTGAAATTTATTTTGGTAAAAAATATGATAGCGAGAGTGCTGCCGTGATTGACGCGCCGGGCGTCAGCCAGCGTCCGGATTCGTGGTTTTTCCAGGATCCCTATGTAAGGCCACCCGTGCCGGGTTCTTCGCGGCCATTGACCGCCTATCTGGACAAATACATTCCGGTACGAGACGATGATCAATTGAGATTGATTGATCGATATTGGCGTTTTCATCCGATGGCCAGAGCAGCGCTGGCCGTTTATTACAGTAGGAATAAGGATACCGCTTTTGTTGCGCGCAGCCTGAGCCATATGGTTCGCCTGCAACTGAACCGCGTAAAAGACGCCGGCGTCCGGGAAAAAACCACGGCCCTGCTTGAACAGGCGCAGAAAAACATGCAGGAACATCCATAA